CTCACAAAGGGCAATACCCGAGTCCCTAAAGGCAATTCTTAGGCTGTCATCTGGTTATGGTAAAGCAGAGTATTTGgtgtattttctcctttttcatatTTCACCCTCTATGGAGGCTCTCTCACTGAACAGCATTAACATTTTGCTATGATGCATATGTGACAGAGAAGATCAAAAAGAAGTTGAAGTAAGTTAGGAAGGACCCATTAACACCTCTGTTTTTTCAGCAGTGGATCTCTCAGCAATCACAGCTCTCTCTTCCAGTAATCTAATCACTGTTTAATTCAGGCACCTTATCAAGTCATAAGCAAACCAAGACACATTTCACACCAAAATGCGAAAATGCCAAAAAAAATTGATCCCAGTGTTTCAGGTTTTGAGGCTTCAGTCCAGTATGTATAAAAGCACATGAAAACAGATTTATAAAGCCCCACACAGAGAACCTTAACAATTCCTGCCTCGTGTCAATTCTAGCTGAATAGTGTCTTTGCAAGATAACTCATAGAAATGTCCCAAATCCAAGCCATTCACTCACCTGAGCATCCTGCTCAACAAGAGCATCATCAACTCTGCCATCAGGATCTCTGTTGGCCTAGAGAGAATTTTTACAAGTTGTTAAACTGAAGAATCAAAGTTGAATCAAAATCAAATCTCATCTGTTATATTGTGCCTGTAAGAAGTCATAACCTACTgcatcttcatagaatcaccttattttcccttctgcttgcaCGTCTTCATGAAATAAATGTTCTCTTCCTCTATTGCCTCCAAAATCCCATGCAGCAGGCCTTCTGCTATACCCATAAGCATTGCAGAAGGTTTTCAATTCAGTAATGTGGAAATGACCCATAACAGAGCTCCAGACTGATCCTGCAAGTCAGGGGAGGCGACAGCTTCAGAACCAATCCTGCCTATCATCAGGTCTATCTAGAATCCCACCttaggaagcagaaagcagcaaaagcaCACCAGACCatacacacacagctgcacagaggGATACTGACCTGCAGCAGGACCACCAGCAGTCTCTGAAAATGGCCTGATGTTTCTCCTGTGATCTTATCCTCCAAGTTAGCCTCATACTCTGAAAAAAGAACAACACTCATTCACCACTTTACAGACCAGCTCACTATTTTGAGGAGAaagcaaggaaaaggaagaaggtaTTTTGAAACCCAGCTTGCAGAATCATTTCTCTGAAACAACTCTTAATAACTAGGACATATTCTGCTCTCACTTATATTGTAACATTATTGCAAAAGAGGTGAAAAGACAACATTTCACACTTAGCACCAGGAGGAAATTACTCAAAATACTTTGAAATACAAGGTGATATGCACAGATTGACCTCTTTAAGGATCTAAAGAGCATGCAGATCTGGAGTTAAGCTAAAATGTGACACTCTTGCAACTGTACAACAACTGTAAGTGCATAAAAATTTAACTGTAAAGTACAGAACTCCAAAAATTGTAGTCATAGTCGTGAAATAAAAGCTATTTTAACTTAAAATCCAAACTCTTTTATTTTTACACAAGGTTTCATgacaaagcagaatgaaatcCCACTTATTGGATACTTCCACCAGTTCAGATAACCTTTATTCGCAAGATGAACTAAATCCATATAAAGAGAATAAAAAGGAGACTCTAGAACTTATACAGAACTTTACCTTGCTGATAAACCTGTTtaatattctgtatttctgcaggTGTTCTGGAGGCAAGAATTTCAGTCAACACTTTCTCATTggttcctgctccctgcaggggggcaaGTGTCAATCAGTTtatgaaataacaaaaataaaacactaGTTCTCTTTAACAATCAAAAGCAAGCATCAGCTTGCTTACTTTTGGAccaaataaagaaaaattactttcttCATTCTGATATATTGGGGGTctttggaaagaatttctttcagtTCTGGCTTGACTGTTTTCAAAATCAAGCCAACACTCAATAAAGGCTCACTGCTGCAGGATTCAGATGAGTCTTTCCATGTTCAAGCACACCCAGATATGTTTCAGTTCTTCACTATTACATTGAATGACCTCAATATGTGAATGAATGGATTAACAGCTTCCATCTTATCACTATCCATCCACTGTCTTCCATCAACCAGCACACAGATAAACAGAGCCACTCGGCAATGATCTTTACCATTCCATGAATCATGTTGTTCAGTCCACACTCTCTTCCACTGCAAACACATCTACCAACAGAATTGTCAGTGCAGACAGTTTAAGCTGCTGCACTGTAATTACAGCAGGCACAACAGGCACCTTTAACTTTTACAAAGATAAAATTAACAAAAGCAAAGCCAGTATCTTGTTTCTACAAGTCTGAGTTTGTGTTGCCTATAAGAATAAGCCATTGGCTCTTTACACTTCCAAAGGAGTCATTTCacaaaagcagcactgaaatacAACACTGtgcatttttcatttcagtgtGTTACTTCTGACCCATAAGGCAAACCCAAATGCTGACTTACATACAATGATATGCCACCACACACCAAGATATCCAAAATTCCAGTCTGCCAGGTTACATGTAATAATTCTCAAAGTACACACTGTTTCAAGAATATGGCTGCAGGTATATTGGTTCTAATCTAAATAGCAGCAGTGAAAATTAATAGGGATAATCTTCAGCACAGACTCAGAGCTCTTAGCCAAGTTGTTATCTTGCACTGAAGTCTCTGTTCTCACATCTCCTTTACTGTTGTAGTCCACCTTGGCTGAACTGCAGCTGGTATCAACATCTTTTCCTGGGCAGACACATTCTGTGACATCCTATGATTGTGTGTTTAATATCATTCTTTTAAAGTGATGAGAACAAAACCACTCTTGTTTCACTATCTCTACTTCCCCTCCCACACCCATCTCTTCTGTCATTTCCCTGTCAGTCTTTGACTCCTAAGTCAACAAGAGGAGTTTGGAAATACAGCTTTTCCTTTTAGTCAACAAGACCTTTATCAGTTTCTTCATCAGGTGCCATCTCCCCTTCCACCACTGCATATAAAGACATCACAGAAAGTTCCCAGAATTGAAGTTTCTGTTGTCTGAGACACTATTTGCTGGGTCACCAGCCTGCACTGTTGACTAAAGCCTACATATTAACCAGCTGGTCAGCAAAGATCTCAGGAGTTCGTGTGTGTCACCTAACCAAGTACTACCTGACACTAGTTAAGTTCAATGTCCTCTGTTTGATCAATAGATTATGTGAATAACCCAGGGAACATCCAATTCCTCCATTTGCACAGGCTGATATCAGACAGGTGtcataaaggaaaaaataaagtaagaCCGCCTGGAAGAAAACACACTAAAATATTTACACATACAGACTGCAAGTATCTGTTTACCTGGCCTTCCCAGAGAGGCACTGCATTCAGTGAACTGGAAATATTGGAAAGGTAACACTGACAgggccaccaccacctctgtgtTACTGGAGGCAGCTTTTAGGACAGCCAGTTCCACAAATACCTGCTCACAATTTTGGTGGACACCAGTTTACACAAATATGCCAGTCCATCAATTTTGGAGTTGCACCTTAATCTGTCAGGGGCAAAACACTCTCTGACTTAAATAACAATCAAGAAGAGACATAGAAATGATATCACTCTTTAATGAAATGCTTTGAAGTGATTTGCAGCCAATGCATCCAGCTCTTTAAGTATAAAATAGCAGCTAGGCTGCTCACAGTAGAAAAATCCAGTGTCTACTGGGCTCTAGAACTGCACTTGAGCAGCTGAAAGAATTTCAGAGCAACAGGCACATTTACTCATGCTACTTAAATCAGAAGGAACAAGACTTATGCTGTGGAGATTTTAATTTGCATGTACAGCAATGCTATTCTCTGAAGATAACCTAGTTTCTCATGAAAATAATTTCACATAAAACATTACACAGACCAGTCTTCTAAATAGATGTTCATTCCTAAACAACAATGAGCAACAAACATTTCATACGCTGTATTAATTCCTTCCCCTCACCCCTCTTACCTTAATGGCATGCTTTAGTGCATGAGCATCAAAAATATATGTTGGTCTCATCAAAGATACCATCAGTGTTTCAAACTTGCCAGTAAGTTCTGATTTCAGGTCATCTACAAGATCCTACAgcagaacaaacagtgctgtgaaGAACAAAGACTAACCATTTTGAACAGATGTGTGCATGTCTGCAAACTGGAAGACTCTAAAGACTCATCAAAAACACAAGAAAAGGgctctttttgttttaattgataCCTAAGCTGGAACAAATGTAGCCAAATAAGGTAGAAAAAAGGTTATAGGGACATTTGGAAAACCTGAaacaaacttttcttttttctatttttttttcccaatataGGAATTCTTTAGACACTAGTGGTTCACTGCATTTGCTATTTGAAACACAGATTACCCAGCCACAACACTGAAGGATCCAACAATGCTGGAAGTTAGAAGCAAGCTCTCTTTGCTTTGACCTGCCTTACAGTTCTATCCACCAACCTCTTTGGGGTCGAGAAGTTCTCTGCTACAGTATTCAGCTGCTTTATTACTGTCACATTTTCTACACCTGGAAAATTCTGTTCCTGCTATCACCTTACATTGCAGACCTTGCTTCAAAATACTTGATAACTCTTTCCATACTGAGCATGAAATCAGGACTAAAAGCAAGACTAACAAGAAGCTACAGGAGCTTTTACACACAAACCCATCTAAGACATATTGGACTGAAAGACAGGGAAAGGAAGTAACTTCCTTGAGCCTACCTAAAAAGGAATATTCTAACCTAGCCAACAGTTAGTGCTATGGCTGGGTAGGGGAAAGAAGTAGACAGAAgcaaaactgtattttttttttcaaaggaatCTTTTACAGGGAGTGTGATCAATGTGCCTCACTGTTTTAAGTCATCATTATAAGCCACATTCAGCTCATTTTTAgagatatttttcttcttctcaccCTGCCAAATAAAGTTTTAAAGGCAGATGCAATTTCTTGACGCTGACTGTTGTTTCTGCTGGTAAGGATCTTCAGAATAGTTTCTTCATCAGTCCCTGCAGTTAGAAAGAACAAAGAGTTACAAACAGACCctacaaaacaaacagcagtggCACGAACTCAAAAGGCAATGAAAGATTCTTTGAAAATAACGGTCTGCTGACCAACAGCAGAAGCATTTCAACAACAAATGTCACAACAACCCAAGCTGAAGCACCAACTTTGGTGTTCTGTTGCTGCAAAAACATGACTGGAGGACCTACAGATCATTTGTTCTCCATCAGTGTTCTGTTGCAaacactgctcccagcacctcaggCTTGAGCTGTAACATTTAGTCACCATCTGTATTCTACACAAGAGCCTTTGGGCTCACCAGGGGATTTACTTTAGAATAAATAATCTGCCAACTCCTTGCAAAACTCAGTCTAGTAACCCCAAACACTCCAGAGTGCAGAAGTGTGGAGCTGTCGTTCATTTTATATATGGTAGTTCACATGGTAgccctcacagcacagcaccttACTGAACTTGCCAGCAGGCTGAAGTGTATCATACTGCTCTTCTTCACTCCATTTTGCTTCTTCTCACAGGTGGCCTCAAAGGAAGTATCAAATTAGGATTTGTTCTGGGGAAGTTTTGGGGCAGAAAGCTACAGTGTGAGCTTACAGATCACTTGTTAGCCTGCACATGCTGTGTGCTGGTATGCTTTGCTCACAGTAACTGTCATGTGCTCGTGCACTTCAGACCAAGGGGGCTGCTGTACATTTTtacaggcagcacagagcttctACTGTCCTGTCATAACTTTCCAAGGCTGTCACCTGTAAATACACAGTCTAGCTCACTCTGCACTAGAACTCTGTGTGGAGAAGCCTATAGAGTATCAATCTTTAATGGGGAATGTGCAAGCCACCTTCTTTTTGCCTTATGCtagcttaaaaataaatatcctTGAGAGCAACACAGTCAAAAGCAGGACACACCCAGACTGGTGCAGTGCCGGGGTTGTCATTCCACGGCATGTGCAATCATGTCCTATCCTTAACTGCTAATACTAAAAAATGAGTTCAGAAAAGATGGTTCTCAAAGCAGTGAAAGCCCTTTCCTTTTCATAAAATACATTACACTTACCCATTCCCTTCATGGCCTTACGGAGAGCTTCTGCATCAGCTCTGGCATCAAAAGGAGAGAAGGCCGTCACAGTGCCCCTTGTGTACTAGAGGGGGGGAAACAGacggaggaaaaggggaaaagacatGAAATAGAAGATAGCATATTTCAGTTCTCCATACATGAGCTCAGACTACATTTGAATCCACAATCTGGAAGATGATGGCATTTTTCTTGCAATTTTCTGACAAAACAGCAGTCAGTGGATATTTAAGCACAGCTGATTCTAAAGGTACTACTACAGTTTTAATCAGCAGTACACCAGATAAGTTCAGCTATGTTTACACAGTGGTGGTTTGCTAGATGGGCATTTACAACACCAGAGCCTGAATGCAGGAAAATGACTAAGAAATCATCATTTGTTGAAGTGCCCCTCAATTtacgaaggacattgagactcttgaatgtgtccagagaagggcaacaaggctggtgagaggcctcaggcacaagccctatgaggagaggctgagggagctgggattgtttagcctggagaagagaaggctcaggaaagatcttattgctgtctacaactacctgaaaggtggttttagccaggaggggggtggtctcttctcccaggcaaccagcaccagaacaaggggacacagtctcaagctgtgccaggggaagtttaggctggaggtgaggaaagttcttcccagagagagctgttagccattggaatgtgctgcccagggaggtggtggagtcaccatccctggaggtgttcaagaggggattggacgtggcacatggtgctgtggtttagtagtcatgaggtctgtggtgacaggttggacttgatgatttttgaggtcttttccaaccttattgattctacgatttaGGTAATTAACCTAACAGTCACATATGCTAGAAAAGCTGCACAAAGATCCAAGACACATTTGGAAATGAGGACTTCCTCTCCTTAAGAAAATCCTACTGGAGCTCCCCACCAGTATCACACAATTTTTTCCATCAGATTGCAAATGCGACCTACTGAATTCTGCAATGGTTTTCCATTTTTCATCATGTTTCTTTCAACATGAGCAACTTTTTAGCCAAGTGATTCAGCTACATTCCTCATAGCAGTTTACAGCCAAAAAGAAGTAGAAGGTCAAACACAAGGACAAAATATCAGCCTgtcaaaacacaaaaataatttctctaGATTTCCAGGGAACATTGCTCTTCAGGGACTTCCTCTTTGGTTCAAACACAAAAGGATATTAATTGCCCTCATGAAAAAAATTTGCCTTTATTTAAACTGACAGTTCAAGAACCTGTATGTATACAGCACAGTAGGTAATTTAACTACAGAAGTCAAGCAGTGGCCAAAAGGGAAACAGCTGGGATCTGGGAATAGGGAGGTTTTTACAACAGTTGGAGAAGGGAAATTTCTTGTAAGCATCACTGTACAGAAGTAGTAAGCAGGGCATTTTTCCACTCTCATGGAGTATGAAAGGAAGTGCCAAGAGACCTACTGAGACTGGCACCAGCTTATTTCAAGACAGCACAGCCACCTGGCCTCTGTGATCCAGCTTTTCCCTCAGGTCAGCAATTTCAGCCACACAGTGCTTATGTTTCAAGTGAGCTTACTCATCCAAGACAGGCCAGACAGAAGAGCACAGAGCAAAAAGAGCAGGCCAGCACTAACCAGAAACTGCCCTGAAGTATTGCTGCCTCCCAGGCCACCTGTGTGTTACTGCCATCAGAGCCTCCCCACCCTTCTCACCGCAGAAGCAGTAAGGAGTCAGGGTTTAACTCCACTGCGTTTCAGAAAATCAGAACACAAAGTATGACAGTGCTTAACAGCAACAAACTTCTTTCTGGTAGATGCTTGCCAATAACCAGCATACTTCAGAGGCATGACATTTCCCCTGAAAAATTCTGTTTTTCCCATTACAAGGAAGTTTCTAGGCAGTACTTGAAATTTAGGCACAGTAATATGTACTTAACTGTCGTTTTCCCAGCTAATTCCAAAGGCTATAATGGAAAAAATCTCAAAGACTTGGGACTCAATTTACTGACTTAATTTGGTAAAGCAGATAACCTGAAAAGCCTTTGTATTCATCCTCCTCCTTTATTACCATTACCAGGGGATATTTAAAAgtatttccttttgctttgtttcatatCATCTTAACGTAATTAATACAGAACTACCACAATTCTCCTTTGGAAGTGACCAAAGGTCAACAGGTCTCAGAGGAAACAGATATTGATCTAAAAGCTCATTTTCCTTTGCCTATCTCATTAGGAGTAAGTGGAATTCCCCTTCACAGTTCCTAAGTCTTGTGACAACAGCCCAACATTCCTCTGTGGCTGTTTCAGACAATATAAGCATGAATTCCAAGTGCTGGATTAAATCTCTCTCCACATCATCCTTCTCATTTTTGTTAACTAAGAAGAATCTTTTCATAACTCTCTTTTCCAAAGCAAACTGCAAAGCCTCAACAGGACTAAACTTGATGAACAGTTCCTGAAATTCTTCTGATGCAGCTGCAGTCTAAAGGAGGTATCTTGCTGTCTGTGCATTCTAGGCATTCCCTCCTGGGAAGTGTCAAGCCATGCCTAACTTTTACTCACGCAGCTTTTAAGAGCACTGCAGTGTGGACAGGCAATGAGGGCACGGCAAAGAAATACTCAGCCACATGATATTTATCAGCCACAAGCCCATCTAAACCACCCCACTGTCCAGAAAACACATTATTAGTTACTTCAGTCCCCAGTTCTCATTTGCAAATCAATGGACAATGGCAGAAAAACCTGCAGTGGTAACAAGCTCAGTTCATGGAGGGAAATGCTGCAAACATGGCGTCTTGTGgccagagaaagagagagcaatAACCTGTTCTAAACCACCATCACCACTGGAACTGCTGAAGTCAACTTCAGTTAAGGAGAATGAGAAACAGAACCTATGAGCCAAATATTCCTAACAAAATAATAGATCCACACACAACCGTTTCTGACCAGATCCAAACATTCATTTATCACAGTTTCAACACTAAGAAAAGTTTAAACTTTATTGAAACAAACTGGCTCTTGCAGATGGATCACAGCATCAAGACTGCTACATCATCCTGACCTAACACAGAGAACAGTGAAATAAAAGACAACTATTTAACACTTGTTTACAAACTTCATGAACTTCTATACAGGTAAATAAATTATCTTAATTTTAGCATCTCTATAAATGTTCCTTGTCATTTATGCAAACAGATACACAATAACACCAcaacttgttttccttttggttaGTAAGTTTCCCACCCAAGCACAAAAATGGCAAGGAGAAACCAAATAGTCATTGATGTAAATCCTTTTGTAACCTGGAGTGATCCTTTACTACAGAGTAACACCCTATTCTGGGCAGTAGAATGTAAAGAGAAGCACAACAGGCAAGACCTCAGCAGAAAGAGCATCACATGATTCTAACACTACAACTTGTTCTTTCTATATTTTTCAG
Above is a genomic segment from Dryobates pubescens isolate bDryPub1 chromosome 24, bDryPub1.pri, whole genome shotgun sequence containing:
- the ANXA5 gene encoding annexin A5 yields the protein MMKNGKPLQNSYTRGTVTAFSPFDARADAEALRKAMKGMGTDEETILKILTSRNNSQRQEIASAFKTLFGRDLVDDLKSELTGKFETLMVSLMRPTYIFDAHALKHAIKGAGTNEKVLTEILASRTPAEIQNIKQVYQQEYEANLEDKITGETSGHFQRLLVVLLQANRDPDGRVDDALVEQDAQVLFRAGELKWGTDEEKFITILGTRSVSHLRRVFDKYMTISGFQIEETIDRETSGDLEKLLLAVVKCIRSVPAYFAETLYYSMKGAGTDDDTLIRVMVSRSEIDLLDIRQELRKNFAKSLHQMIQKDTSGDYRKALLLLCGGDDE